The Juglans regia cultivar Chandler chromosome 2, Walnut 2.0, whole genome shotgun sequence genome includes a window with the following:
- the LOC108995458 gene encoding pentatricopeptide repeat-containing protein At1g59720, chloroplastic/mitochondrial-like has translation MTVNCLKSNSLSFRLRAKEMASLLFPLSFSKLNLSSLSTNSATACRKEQSLMSLFKQCSTLKDLKQVHAHVIQTGFNQYLYVIGKIIVFCAVSEHGEMDYAVSVFNGIENPDGFLWNTMIRGLGKTNQPERAFEFYKRMQKRGEVADNFTFSFLLKFCGQLGSVMLGKQIHCDTMKQGLESHVFVRNTLIHMYGMLKDSETARRLFEEISMPDVVAWNTVIDCHVYCGKFKEALDLFLRMLQCGIDPDEATLVVTLSGCSGLGALDFGRWVHSCIKGSDLSKIVSVSNSLIDMYAKCGAVEEAYEIFNNMKIKDIVSWNTMIIGLAAHGHADEALAVFSKMLEEKIETPDEVTFMGVLSACSHGGMIDYARRYFDVMSKDYRIQPSIKHYGCMVDALGRAGFVEEAYELIRSMPIECNAIVWRTLLAACGVHGYVVLGEKVRNHLLELEPGHSSDYVLLANMYASLGQWSEMTGVRKAMQDRGVQKTEPGNSFIGLHGRTRLEMKTEDGYKDKNTTCTQWLQ, from the coding sequence ATGACCGTTAACTGCCTAAAATCAAACTCTCTTTCTTTCCGACTCCGAGCCAAGGAAATGGCTTCTCTACTGTTTCCATTGTCTTTCTCAAAgctcaatctctcttctttgTCTACCAATTCTGCCACTGCCTGTAGAAAGGAGCAAAGCCTTATGTCCCTTTTCAAGCAGTGTTCCACCTTGAAAGATTTGAAGCAAGTTCATGCCCATGTAATCCAAACTGGCTTTAATCAATACCTCTATGTCATCGGCAAAATAATCGTTTTTTGTGCGGTTTCAGAGCATGGAGAGATGGATTACGCGGTTTCGGTGTTCAATGGGATTGAAAACCCAGATGGGTTTCTATGGAATACGATGATTAGGGGGCTTGGGAAGACTAATCAGCCAGAGAGGGCTTTTGAGTTCTATAAGAGAATGCAAAAACGAGGAGAGGTGGCAGACAATTTCACGTTCTCTTTCTTGCTCAAGTTTTGTGGGCAACTGGGGTCGGTCATGTTGGGAAAACAGATACATTGCGATACTATGAAACAAGGCCTGGAATCTCATGTCTTTGTGAGGAACACACTGATTCATATGTATGGCATGTTGAAGGATTCCGAAACTGCACGTAGACTGTTTGAAGAAATATCCATGCCTGATGTAGTGGCTTGGAATACTGTCATTGACTGTCATGTCTATTGCGGGAAGTTCAAGGAGGCACTTGACCTGTTCTTGCGGATGCTGCAATGTGGCATAGATCCCGATGAGGCTACATTGGTTGTCACCCTCTCAGGGTGTTCTGGATTGGGTGCGTTAGATTTTGGGAGGTGGGTTCATTCCTGCATTAAGGGTAGTGACCTTAGCAAGATTGTTTCGGTATCTAATTCACTAATTGACATGTATGCTAAATGTGGAGCAGTTGAAGAAGCatatgaaatattcaataacatgaaaataaaggaCATAGTATCATGGAACACAATGATTATAGGTCTCGCAGCACACGGCCATGCAGATGAGGCATTGGCAGTTTTCTCAAAAATGTTGGAAGAGAAAATTGAGACACCAGATGAAGTTACTTTCATGGGAGTTTTGTCTGCTTGTAGCCATGGAGGAATGATTGATTATGCAAGAAGATATTTTGATGTTATGAGCAAAGATTACCGCATCCAACCCTCAATAAAGCATTACGGCTGCATGGTGGATGCATTAGGACGAGCTGGGTTTGTGGAGGAGGCTTACGAGTTGATAAGGAGTATGCCAATAGAATGCAATGCCATTGTATGGAGGACATTGCTGGCTGCATGTGGGGTGCATGGATATGTTGTACTTGGGGAGAAGGTGAGGAACCATCTATTGGAGTTAGAACCAGGTCATAGCAGTGATTATGTCCTCCTTGCAAACATGTATGCTAGTTTAGGTCAATGGAGTGAGATGACAGGAGTGCGAAAAGCAATGCAAGACAGGGGAGTTCAGAAAACTGAGCCTGGTAATAGTTTCATTGGTCTTCATGGCAGAACCAGGTTAGAGATGAAGACTGAAGATGGTTACAAAGATAAGAATACTACATGTACCCAGTGGCTTCAATAA